Proteins encoded together in one Bos indicus isolate NIAB-ARS_2022 breed Sahiwal x Tharparkar chromosome 3, NIAB-ARS_B.indTharparkar_mat_pri_1.0, whole genome shotgun sequence window:
- the ARHGAP30 gene encoding rho GTPase-activating protein 30 isoform X1 — MKSRQKGKKKGSSKERVFGCDLQEHLQHSGQEVPQVLRSCAEFVEEYGVVDGIYRLSGVSSNIQKLRQEFEAERKPDLRRDVYLQDIHCVSSLCKAYFRELPDPLLTYRLYDKFAEAVAVQLEPERLVKILEVLQELPVPNYRTLEFLMRHLVHMASFSAQTNMHARNLAIVWAPNLLRSKDIEASGFNGTAAFMEVRVQSIVVEFILTHVDQLFGGAALSGSEVESGWRSLPGVRVSGSPEDLMPRSLPYNLPSILQAGDGPPQMRPYHTIIEIAEHKRKGSLKVRKWRSIFNLGRSGHETKRKLPRGAEDREDKSDKGTLRPAKSMDSLSAVAGVSDEPEGLVGSNSPRPGPLLTESLENDSVEAAECEQEPDPEALGGTSSEPGTPRPGRSAVRVGGSSHAERRAGVHISEPYDVNLPAHISNMLNISANNISISLAGFARGLERPALQPRPSPASGPGPGPGLGPGPPDEKLEASPASGPSADSGPVDMAPALEDCLSQEVQDSFSFLEDSSSSEPEWVGVEDGEVAKAGPAGAAFSPGEEDPGMGYLEELLGAGPQVEEFSVEPPLDDLSLDEAQFVLAPSCCSLDSPGPRPETEEESGEEVFLSAYDDLSPLLEPKLPSWEGPGSEEEKVAGSGRQEASGQAEGEQALCEGGENEVEPGSRWDTGEEAEGRPESGVEGREATEEGAEAEGSQKVTDSLKEGCEEETEETEATAEESKGQQEGERTEEAKGVGETGGEQAKDKGKEGKTERQEGAEEGDEAQVAAGKDSEHEAQENQIAEESWEVVHKQEGEGGREDEVKGQRGDEGQEAGEDQGDGEDSRIPEAAAEGGAGEISKERECGHGEAEGDQRAGGEHVEEASLPEGSRVECLEVDSAKEGNSQSSETEQAAPQPPRPEEMDPEGQPNPLGSAGGVGMRLASTLVQVQQVRSVPVVPPKPQFAKMPSAMCGKIHVAPANPCPKPGRLDGDRAWGSRASRSSWRNGGSLSFDAAVALARDRQRTEAQAVRRTQTCTGAGDYSLIPKTSPYSLIPAYAPRPLSCLEIPAEGTEGSGPRSRFSLPPREPQPPDPLLSPQRRSYGFETQANSGKGEGL, encoded by the exons GCAGGAATTTGAGGCTGAACGGAAGCCAGACCTGCGGCGAGATGTTTACCTTCAGGACATTCACTGTGTCTCCTCCCTGTGCAAGGCCTACTTCAGAGAGCTGCCGGACCCACTGCTCACTTATCGGCTCTATGACAAGTTTGCT GAGGCTGTGGCAGTACAACTGGAACCTGAGCGCTTGGTCAAGATCCTAGAGGTGCTTCAAGAACTTCCGGTCCCCAATTACAG GACCCTGGAGTTCCTCATGAGGCACCTGGTGCACATGGCCTCATTCAGCGCCCAGACCAACATGCACGCGCGCAACCTGGCCATCGTGTGGGCCCCCAACCTGCTGAG GTCAAAGGACATAGAGGCCTCAGGCTTCAATGGGACAGCAGCCTTCATGGAGGTGCGTGTGCAGTCCATCGTCGTTGAGTTCATCCTCACACATGTGGACCAGCTTTTTGGGGGTGCTGCTCTCTCTG gTAGTGAAGTGGAAAGTGGATGGCGGTCACTTCCAGGGGTCCGGGTGTCAGGCAGCCCTGAGGACCTTATGCCGCGGTCCCTGCCCTACAATCTGCCTAGCATCCTGCAGGCTGGTGACGGACCCCCCCAGATGCGGCCCTACCACACCATCATAGAGATTGCAGAGCACAA GAGGAAGGGGTCTCTGAAGGTCAGGAAGTGGAGATCCATCTTCAACCTGGGTCGCTCTGGCCATGAGACCAAACGCAAACTTCCACGGGGGGCTGAGGACAGGG AGGACAAATCTGATAAGGGGACTCTGCGGCCAGCCAAGAGCATGGACTCGCTGAGTGCTGTGGCTGGGGTTAGTGATG AACCAGAGGGGCTGGTCGGATCCAACAGTCCTCGGCCAGGCCCACTGCTGACGGAAAGCCTGGAGAATGATTCCGTGGAAGCGGCAGAGTGTGAGCAGGAGCCTGACCCAGAGGCGCTGGGTGGCACGAGCTCTGAGCCTGGCACACCACGACCTGGGCGGTCAGCAGTCCGTGTTGGGGGCAGCAGCCATGCAGAGCGCCGTGCAGGTGTCCACATCTCAGAGCCCTACGATGTCAACCTCCCAGCACACATCAGCAATATGCTCAACATATCCGCAAACAACATCTCTATCTCCTTGGCGGGATTTGCCCGTGGTCTTGAACGCCCTGCCCTACAGCCCCGGCCAAGCCCTGCCTCTGGCCCCGGTCCTGGCCCCGGCCTTGGCCCTGGCCCCCCAG ATGAGAAGTTGGAGGCAAGTCCAGCCTCAGGTCCCTCGGCTGACTCGGGCCCAGTGGACATGGCCCCTGCCCTGGAGGACTGCCTGTCCCAGGAGGTGCAGGATTCCTTCTCCTTCCTAGAGGACTCAAGCAGCTCAGAACCtgagtgggtgggggtggaggatgggGAGGTGGCCAAGGCGGGACCAGCAGGAGCAGCCTTCTCCCCTGGGGAGGAAGACCCTGGGATGGGCTACCTGGAGGAGCTCCTGGGAGCTGGGCCTCAG GTGGAGGAGTTCTCTGTGGAGCCACCCCTAGATGACCTGTCCCTGGATGAGGCACAGTTTGTCCTGGCTCCCAGCTGCTGTTCCCTGGACTCTCCTGGCCCCAGGCCTGAAACAGAGGAGGAAAGTGGGGAGGAAGTCTTCCTGAGTGCCTATGATGACCTAAGTCCCCTTCTGGAGCCCAAACTCCCAAGTTGGGAGGGTCCAGGCAGTGAAGAGGAAAAGGTGGCAGGGTCCGGAAGACAGGAGGCTTCAGGACAGGCTGAGGGCGAGCAAGCCTTGTGTGAGGGTGGAGAGAACGAGGTGGAGCCTGGAAGCAGATGGGACACCGGCGAGGAGGCTGAGGGGAGGCCAGAGAGTGGTGTGGAGGGCAGAGAGGCCACTgaggaaggagcagaggctgAGGGGAGCCAGAAGGTGACTGACAGTTTGAAAGAAGGATgtgaggaagagacagaggagacagaggccaCGGCAGAGGAGTCCAAAGGTCAGCAGGAGGGTGAGAGAACTGAGGAAGCGAAGGGTGTGGGAGAAACTGGAGGAGAGCAGGCTAAAGacaaggggaaggaaggaaagacgGAGAGACAGGAAGGTGCTGAGGAAGGAGACGAAGCCCAGGTAGCAGCTGGAAAGGACTCAGAGCATGAGGCCCAGGAAAACCAAATTGCTGAAGAGAGCTGGGAGGTTGTACACAAACAAGAGGGTGAAGGAGGCAGAGAAGATGAGGTCAAAGGACAAAGGGGAGATGAGGGTCAAGAGGCAGGAGAAGACCAAGGAGATGGCGAAGATAGCAGGATCCCAGAAGCAGCAGCTGAAGGAGGAGCAGGGGAGATCAGCAAGGAACGGGAGTGTGGACATGGAGAAGCTGAGGGAGACCAGAGAGCTGGAGGTGAACATGTAGAAGAGGCTTCCCTTCCTGAAGGGTCACGGGTAGAGTGCCTGGAGGTTGACAGTGCCAAAGAGGGAAACTCCCAGTCCTCTGAGACAGAACAGGCAGCCCCACAGCCACCTCGGCCGGAGGAGATGGATCCTGAGGGGCAGCCCAATCCCCTTGGCTCAGCTGGCGGTGTGGGCATGCGCCTGGCTTCCACCCTCGTTCAGGTCCAACAGGTCCGCTCTGTGCCTGTGGTGCCCCCCAAACCACAGTTTGCCAAGATGCCCAGTGCAATGTGTGGCAAGATCCATGTGGCACCAGCAAACCCATGCCCAAAGCCTGGCCGGCTCGATGGGGACAGGGCCTGGGGCTCCCGAGCCTCCCGCTCCTCTTGGAGGAATGGGGGTAGTCTTTCCTTTGATGCTGCTGTGGCCCTGGCCCGGGACCGCCAGAGGACTGAAGCTCAGGCAGTTCGGCGGACCCAGACTTGTACTGGTGCTGGGGACTACAGCCTCATCCCCAAAACCTCCCCCTACAGCTTGATCCCTGCCTACGCTCCCCGGCCCCTTAGCTGCCTGGAGATCCCAGCTGAGGGCACAGAAGGGTCTGGACCCCGGAGTCGGTTTAGCCTGCCCCCCAGAGAACCCCAACCTCCTGATCCCCTTCTGTCCCCCCAGCGCCGATCATACGGATTCGAAACACAGGCTAACTCTGGGAAAGGTGAGGGACTGTAA
- the ARHGAP30 gene encoding rho GTPase-activating protein 30 isoform X2 — translation MKSRQKGKKKGSSKERVFGCDLQEHLQHSGQEVPQVLRSCAEFVEEYGVVDGIYRLSGVSSNIQKLRQEFEAERKPDLRRDVYLQDIHCVSSLCKAYFRELPDPLLTYRLYDKFAEAVAVQLEPERLVKILEVLQELPVPNYRTLEFLMRHLVHMASFSAQTNMHARNLAIVWAPNLLRSKDIEASGFNGTAAFMEVRVQSIVVEFILTHVDQLFGGAALSGSEVESGWRSLPGVRVSGSPEDLMPRSLPYNLPSILQAGDGPPQMRPYHTIIEIAEHKKGSLKVRKWRSIFNLGRSGHETKRKLPRGAEDREDKSDKGTLRPAKSMDSLSAVAGVSDEPEGLVGSNSPRPGPLLTESLENDSVEAAECEQEPDPEALGGTSSEPGTPRPGRSAVRVGGSSHAERRAGVHISEPYDVNLPAHISNMLNISANNISISLAGFARGLERPALQPRPSPASGPGPGPGLGPGPPDEKLEASPASGPSADSGPVDMAPALEDCLSQEVQDSFSFLEDSSSSEPEWVGVEDGEVAKAGPAGAAFSPGEEDPGMGYLEELLGAGPQVEEFSVEPPLDDLSLDEAQFVLAPSCCSLDSPGPRPETEEESGEEVFLSAYDDLSPLLEPKLPSWEGPGSEEEKVAGSGRQEASGQAEGEQALCEGGENEVEPGSRWDTGEEAEGRPESGVEGREATEEGAEAEGSQKVTDSLKEGCEEETEETEATAEESKGQQEGERTEEAKGVGETGGEQAKDKGKEGKTERQEGAEEGDEAQVAAGKDSEHEAQENQIAEESWEVVHKQEGEGGREDEVKGQRGDEGQEAGEDQGDGEDSRIPEAAAEGGAGEISKERECGHGEAEGDQRAGGEHVEEASLPEGSRVECLEVDSAKEGNSQSSETEQAAPQPPRPEEMDPEGQPNPLGSAGGVGMRLASTLVQVQQVRSVPVVPPKPQFAKMPSAMCGKIHVAPANPCPKPGRLDGDRAWGSRASRSSWRNGGSLSFDAAVALARDRQRTEAQAVRRTQTCTGAGDYSLIPKTSPYSLIPAYAPRPLSCLEIPAEGTEGSGPRSRFSLPPREPQPPDPLLSPQRRSYGFETQANSGKGEGL, via the exons GCAGGAATTTGAGGCTGAACGGAAGCCAGACCTGCGGCGAGATGTTTACCTTCAGGACATTCACTGTGTCTCCTCCCTGTGCAAGGCCTACTTCAGAGAGCTGCCGGACCCACTGCTCACTTATCGGCTCTATGACAAGTTTGCT GAGGCTGTGGCAGTACAACTGGAACCTGAGCGCTTGGTCAAGATCCTAGAGGTGCTTCAAGAACTTCCGGTCCCCAATTACAG GACCCTGGAGTTCCTCATGAGGCACCTGGTGCACATGGCCTCATTCAGCGCCCAGACCAACATGCACGCGCGCAACCTGGCCATCGTGTGGGCCCCCAACCTGCTGAG GTCAAAGGACATAGAGGCCTCAGGCTTCAATGGGACAGCAGCCTTCATGGAGGTGCGTGTGCAGTCCATCGTCGTTGAGTTCATCCTCACACATGTGGACCAGCTTTTTGGGGGTGCTGCTCTCTCTG gTAGTGAAGTGGAAAGTGGATGGCGGTCACTTCCAGGGGTCCGGGTGTCAGGCAGCCCTGAGGACCTTATGCCGCGGTCCCTGCCCTACAATCTGCCTAGCATCCTGCAGGCTGGTGACGGACCCCCCCAGATGCGGCCCTACCACACCATCATAGAGATTGCAGAGCACAA GAAGGGGTCTCTGAAGGTCAGGAAGTGGAGATCCATCTTCAACCTGGGTCGCTCTGGCCATGAGACCAAACGCAAACTTCCACGGGGGGCTGAGGACAGGG AGGACAAATCTGATAAGGGGACTCTGCGGCCAGCCAAGAGCATGGACTCGCTGAGTGCTGTGGCTGGGGTTAGTGATG AACCAGAGGGGCTGGTCGGATCCAACAGTCCTCGGCCAGGCCCACTGCTGACGGAAAGCCTGGAGAATGATTCCGTGGAAGCGGCAGAGTGTGAGCAGGAGCCTGACCCAGAGGCGCTGGGTGGCACGAGCTCTGAGCCTGGCACACCACGACCTGGGCGGTCAGCAGTCCGTGTTGGGGGCAGCAGCCATGCAGAGCGCCGTGCAGGTGTCCACATCTCAGAGCCCTACGATGTCAACCTCCCAGCACACATCAGCAATATGCTCAACATATCCGCAAACAACATCTCTATCTCCTTGGCGGGATTTGCCCGTGGTCTTGAACGCCCTGCCCTACAGCCCCGGCCAAGCCCTGCCTCTGGCCCCGGTCCTGGCCCCGGCCTTGGCCCTGGCCCCCCAG ATGAGAAGTTGGAGGCAAGTCCAGCCTCAGGTCCCTCGGCTGACTCGGGCCCAGTGGACATGGCCCCTGCCCTGGAGGACTGCCTGTCCCAGGAGGTGCAGGATTCCTTCTCCTTCCTAGAGGACTCAAGCAGCTCAGAACCtgagtgggtgggggtggaggatgggGAGGTGGCCAAGGCGGGACCAGCAGGAGCAGCCTTCTCCCCTGGGGAGGAAGACCCTGGGATGGGCTACCTGGAGGAGCTCCTGGGAGCTGGGCCTCAG GTGGAGGAGTTCTCTGTGGAGCCACCCCTAGATGACCTGTCCCTGGATGAGGCACAGTTTGTCCTGGCTCCCAGCTGCTGTTCCCTGGACTCTCCTGGCCCCAGGCCTGAAACAGAGGAGGAAAGTGGGGAGGAAGTCTTCCTGAGTGCCTATGATGACCTAAGTCCCCTTCTGGAGCCCAAACTCCCAAGTTGGGAGGGTCCAGGCAGTGAAGAGGAAAAGGTGGCAGGGTCCGGAAGACAGGAGGCTTCAGGACAGGCTGAGGGCGAGCAAGCCTTGTGTGAGGGTGGAGAGAACGAGGTGGAGCCTGGAAGCAGATGGGACACCGGCGAGGAGGCTGAGGGGAGGCCAGAGAGTGGTGTGGAGGGCAGAGAGGCCACTgaggaaggagcagaggctgAGGGGAGCCAGAAGGTGACTGACAGTTTGAAAGAAGGATgtgaggaagagacagaggagacagaggccaCGGCAGAGGAGTCCAAAGGTCAGCAGGAGGGTGAGAGAACTGAGGAAGCGAAGGGTGTGGGAGAAACTGGAGGAGAGCAGGCTAAAGacaaggggaaggaaggaaagacgGAGAGACAGGAAGGTGCTGAGGAAGGAGACGAAGCCCAGGTAGCAGCTGGAAAGGACTCAGAGCATGAGGCCCAGGAAAACCAAATTGCTGAAGAGAGCTGGGAGGTTGTACACAAACAAGAGGGTGAAGGAGGCAGAGAAGATGAGGTCAAAGGACAAAGGGGAGATGAGGGTCAAGAGGCAGGAGAAGACCAAGGAGATGGCGAAGATAGCAGGATCCCAGAAGCAGCAGCTGAAGGAGGAGCAGGGGAGATCAGCAAGGAACGGGAGTGTGGACATGGAGAAGCTGAGGGAGACCAGAGAGCTGGAGGTGAACATGTAGAAGAGGCTTCCCTTCCTGAAGGGTCACGGGTAGAGTGCCTGGAGGTTGACAGTGCCAAAGAGGGAAACTCCCAGTCCTCTGAGACAGAACAGGCAGCCCCACAGCCACCTCGGCCGGAGGAGATGGATCCTGAGGGGCAGCCCAATCCCCTTGGCTCAGCTGGCGGTGTGGGCATGCGCCTGGCTTCCACCCTCGTTCAGGTCCAACAGGTCCGCTCTGTGCCTGTGGTGCCCCCCAAACCACAGTTTGCCAAGATGCCCAGTGCAATGTGTGGCAAGATCCATGTGGCACCAGCAAACCCATGCCCAAAGCCTGGCCGGCTCGATGGGGACAGGGCCTGGGGCTCCCGAGCCTCCCGCTCCTCTTGGAGGAATGGGGGTAGTCTTTCCTTTGATGCTGCTGTGGCCCTGGCCCGGGACCGCCAGAGGACTGAAGCTCAGGCAGTTCGGCGGACCCAGACTTGTACTGGTGCTGGGGACTACAGCCTCATCCCCAAAACCTCCCCCTACAGCTTGATCCCTGCCTACGCTCCCCGGCCCCTTAGCTGCCTGGAGATCCCAGCTGAGGGCACAGAAGGGTCTGGACCCCGGAGTCGGTTTAGCCTGCCCCCCAGAGAACCCCAACCTCCTGATCCCCTTCTGTCCCCCCAGCGCCGATCATACGGATTCGAAACACAGGCTAACTCTGGGAAAGGTGAGGGACTGTAA
- the ARHGAP30 gene encoding rho GTPase-activating protein 30 isoform X3, protein MKSRQKGKKKGSSKERVFGCDLQEHLQHSGQEVPQVLRSCAEFVEEYGVVDGIYRLSGVSSNIQKLRQEFEAERKPDLRRDVYLQDIHCVSSLCKAYFRELPDPLLTYRLYDKFAEAVAVQLEPERLVKILEVLQELPVPNYRTLEFLMRHLVHMASFSAQTNMHARNLAIVWAPNLLRSKDIEASGFNGTAAFMEVRVQSIVVEFILTHVDQLFGGAALSGSEVESGWRSLPGVRVSGSPEDLMPRSLPYNLPSILQAGDGPPQMRPYHTIIEIAEHKRKGSLKVRKWRSIFNLGRSGHETKRKLPRGAEDREDKSDKGTLRPAKSMDSLSAVAGVSDEPEGLVGSNSPRPGPLLTESLENDSVEAAECEQEPDPEALGGTSSEPGTPRPGRSAVRVGGSSHAERRAGVHISEPYDVNLPAHISNMLNISANNISISLAGFARGLERPALQPRPSPASGPGPGPGLGPGPPDEKLEASPASGPSADSGPVDMAPALEDCLSQEVEEFSVEPPLDDLSLDEAQFVLAPSCCSLDSPGPRPETEEESGEEVFLSAYDDLSPLLEPKLPSWEGPGSEEEKVAGSGRQEASGQAEGEQALCEGGENEVEPGSRWDTGEEAEGRPESGVEGREATEEGAEAEGSQKVTDSLKEGCEEETEETEATAEESKGQQEGERTEEAKGVGETGGEQAKDKGKEGKTERQEGAEEGDEAQVAAGKDSEHEAQENQIAEESWEVVHKQEGEGGREDEVKGQRGDEGQEAGEDQGDGEDSRIPEAAAEGGAGEISKERECGHGEAEGDQRAGGEHVEEASLPEGSRVECLEVDSAKEGNSQSSETEQAAPQPPRPEEMDPEGQPNPLGSAGGVGMRLASTLVQVQQVRSVPVVPPKPQFAKMPSAMCGKIHVAPANPCPKPGRLDGDRAWGSRASRSSWRNGGSLSFDAAVALARDRQRTEAQAVRRTQTCTGAGDYSLIPKTSPYSLIPAYAPRPLSCLEIPAEGTEGSGPRSRFSLPPREPQPPDPLLSPQRRSYGFETQANSGKGEGL, encoded by the exons GCAGGAATTTGAGGCTGAACGGAAGCCAGACCTGCGGCGAGATGTTTACCTTCAGGACATTCACTGTGTCTCCTCCCTGTGCAAGGCCTACTTCAGAGAGCTGCCGGACCCACTGCTCACTTATCGGCTCTATGACAAGTTTGCT GAGGCTGTGGCAGTACAACTGGAACCTGAGCGCTTGGTCAAGATCCTAGAGGTGCTTCAAGAACTTCCGGTCCCCAATTACAG GACCCTGGAGTTCCTCATGAGGCACCTGGTGCACATGGCCTCATTCAGCGCCCAGACCAACATGCACGCGCGCAACCTGGCCATCGTGTGGGCCCCCAACCTGCTGAG GTCAAAGGACATAGAGGCCTCAGGCTTCAATGGGACAGCAGCCTTCATGGAGGTGCGTGTGCAGTCCATCGTCGTTGAGTTCATCCTCACACATGTGGACCAGCTTTTTGGGGGTGCTGCTCTCTCTG gTAGTGAAGTGGAAAGTGGATGGCGGTCACTTCCAGGGGTCCGGGTGTCAGGCAGCCCTGAGGACCTTATGCCGCGGTCCCTGCCCTACAATCTGCCTAGCATCCTGCAGGCTGGTGACGGACCCCCCCAGATGCGGCCCTACCACACCATCATAGAGATTGCAGAGCACAA GAGGAAGGGGTCTCTGAAGGTCAGGAAGTGGAGATCCATCTTCAACCTGGGTCGCTCTGGCCATGAGACCAAACGCAAACTTCCACGGGGGGCTGAGGACAGGG AGGACAAATCTGATAAGGGGACTCTGCGGCCAGCCAAGAGCATGGACTCGCTGAGTGCTGTGGCTGGGGTTAGTGATG AACCAGAGGGGCTGGTCGGATCCAACAGTCCTCGGCCAGGCCCACTGCTGACGGAAAGCCTGGAGAATGATTCCGTGGAAGCGGCAGAGTGTGAGCAGGAGCCTGACCCAGAGGCGCTGGGTGGCACGAGCTCTGAGCCTGGCACACCACGACCTGGGCGGTCAGCAGTCCGTGTTGGGGGCAGCAGCCATGCAGAGCGCCGTGCAGGTGTCCACATCTCAGAGCCCTACGATGTCAACCTCCCAGCACACATCAGCAATATGCTCAACATATCCGCAAACAACATCTCTATCTCCTTGGCGGGATTTGCCCGTGGTCTTGAACGCCCTGCCCTACAGCCCCGGCCAAGCCCTGCCTCTGGCCCCGGTCCTGGCCCCGGCCTTGGCCCTGGCCCCCCAG ATGAGAAGTTGGAGGCAAGTCCAGCCTCAGGTCCCTCGGCTGACTCGGGCCCAGTGGACATGGCCCCTGCCCTGGAGGACTGCCTGTCCCAGGAG GTGGAGGAGTTCTCTGTGGAGCCACCCCTAGATGACCTGTCCCTGGATGAGGCACAGTTTGTCCTGGCTCCCAGCTGCTGTTCCCTGGACTCTCCTGGCCCCAGGCCTGAAACAGAGGAGGAAAGTGGGGAGGAAGTCTTCCTGAGTGCCTATGATGACCTAAGTCCCCTTCTGGAGCCCAAACTCCCAAGTTGGGAGGGTCCAGGCAGTGAAGAGGAAAAGGTGGCAGGGTCCGGAAGACAGGAGGCTTCAGGACAGGCTGAGGGCGAGCAAGCCTTGTGTGAGGGTGGAGAGAACGAGGTGGAGCCTGGAAGCAGATGGGACACCGGCGAGGAGGCTGAGGGGAGGCCAGAGAGTGGTGTGGAGGGCAGAGAGGCCACTgaggaaggagcagaggctgAGGGGAGCCAGAAGGTGACTGACAGTTTGAAAGAAGGATgtgaggaagagacagaggagacagaggccaCGGCAGAGGAGTCCAAAGGTCAGCAGGAGGGTGAGAGAACTGAGGAAGCGAAGGGTGTGGGAGAAACTGGAGGAGAGCAGGCTAAAGacaaggggaaggaaggaaagacgGAGAGACAGGAAGGTGCTGAGGAAGGAGACGAAGCCCAGGTAGCAGCTGGAAAGGACTCAGAGCATGAGGCCCAGGAAAACCAAATTGCTGAAGAGAGCTGGGAGGTTGTACACAAACAAGAGGGTGAAGGAGGCAGAGAAGATGAGGTCAAAGGACAAAGGGGAGATGAGGGTCAAGAGGCAGGAGAAGACCAAGGAGATGGCGAAGATAGCAGGATCCCAGAAGCAGCAGCTGAAGGAGGAGCAGGGGAGATCAGCAAGGAACGGGAGTGTGGACATGGAGAAGCTGAGGGAGACCAGAGAGCTGGAGGTGAACATGTAGAAGAGGCTTCCCTTCCTGAAGGGTCACGGGTAGAGTGCCTGGAGGTTGACAGTGCCAAAGAGGGAAACTCCCAGTCCTCTGAGACAGAACAGGCAGCCCCACAGCCACCTCGGCCGGAGGAGATGGATCCTGAGGGGCAGCCCAATCCCCTTGGCTCAGCTGGCGGTGTGGGCATGCGCCTGGCTTCCACCCTCGTTCAGGTCCAACAGGTCCGCTCTGTGCCTGTGGTGCCCCCCAAACCACAGTTTGCCAAGATGCCCAGTGCAATGTGTGGCAAGATCCATGTGGCACCAGCAAACCCATGCCCAAAGCCTGGCCGGCTCGATGGGGACAGGGCCTGGGGCTCCCGAGCCTCCCGCTCCTCTTGGAGGAATGGGGGTAGTCTTTCCTTTGATGCTGCTGTGGCCCTGGCCCGGGACCGCCAGAGGACTGAAGCTCAGGCAGTTCGGCGGACCCAGACTTGTACTGGTGCTGGGGACTACAGCCTCATCCCCAAAACCTCCCCCTACAGCTTGATCCCTGCCTACGCTCCCCGGCCCCTTAGCTGCCTGGAGATCCCAGCTGAGGGCACAGAAGGGTCTGGACCCCGGAGTCGGTTTAGCCTGCCCCCCAGAGAACCCCAACCTCCTGATCCCCTTCTGTCCCCCCAGCGCCGATCATACGGATTCGAAACACAGGCTAACTCTGGGAAAGGTGAGGGACTGTAA